The following is a genomic window from Episyrphus balteatus chromosome 1, idEpiBalt1.1, whole genome shotgun sequence.
AGCCCGAGGGGACCTCCTCAGTTGGGGAGATTATCAACCTCCATTGATGGAGGGTTGATATTTAAGGCAATATCTTCTTCCAAGGAGGGAACCTCAGGTGCCGGAAGTGCTGGAGGTGCAGCTTTTGCACTCTCCTCATCTTTTTTGTAGATCCTTAAGGTTGTGGAAGTCCATCCAAACCTTATCTAACTTTGGTTCGCGGCTAGGGGAGACAACGACTCCTTATTGATGACAATTATTGCCGATCTATAAGGGCCCGTTGGCTCCTTCAGCTTTGCGACTTTCCAGTCGTGAGTGGGTAGGGATGGATTTCCAAACTGGATCATTTTAAGTACAGTATCTTTGCAGGCTAGCTCAGCTGGGATACTGATGCAAGCTCTAGGTCTGCAAGGAATGTCTTCCTTTGCCACAACCTCTAGCTTGGCATCAGGCCATAGCCCCTCTAGTCTGCTGATAGTAAGCTTATATAGATCGCATGATCTCTTGTCACCGAATGCGACGAGCTAGACGCGGCCTTGGCGCCATCTTGCGTCCTCAACAACTGCAGGCCCACCCGGGTTCTCCATCATGAGAGTCCAGTAGGAGATCTGCAGTTTGTTTGAGACCATCGTCCAACGGTCAAAAGAGATCATGCCATCGACATTACTTCCATCGATAACTGCGAGGATAGACTTGTCCTTAAGAACGTCACTAAAGGACAGGTCTTTCCTAGTGTGAGTGCTGGAATTATGCACTTTTTGTCTTTTAGATTCCGAGACGGAATCCTCAACAGACCTTTGTCGCTTTGAAGTTAAGTCGCTGCTGGTCAATCTTTTACTGAGAATAGCTTTTGCCCATTCTAACTTGTTGGATTGCTCTGGGGAACGTTCGGCTATAGGTATCAAACTTAATGCTCTATAGATCCCCTTTGCGTTTCTTATGTCATTACGGGACGCTCTTTTGCTTTCCTCTCCAGCGGAGGTGGAACTATAAGAGACAGCtacactgccgctggagatttGAGCACTTTTAGGGTCAGGAAGAGGTCTGCCTTGACTAGAGATGAGACTGTAAGAGACAGACGTTTTACTGGTCAAAACAGCCCCTTCCGGACTCACAGAGTTAACTATTTCTGAATTTGGAGTAGCAATTCTGTTACTGTGTTCCTCGGCGGAAGCATGACTATAAGAGACAGCCTTACTTCCGTCAGGGAGTGGAGTAACCAACGTGTTCTTAAGGGATTTGCTTTGACTGAGGGTGGATTCGTAAGAGTCGGTCCGTTTTTCAGTCATAGCACATCCTTCAGGGCCCGTAGAATTTTCAACATTAGTGCTTGGGGTGTCAGTAGTACTGTAAGAGAACGTCACTAAAGGACAGGTCTTTCCTAGTGTGAGTGCTGGAATTATGCACTTTTTGTCTTTTAGGTTCCGAGACGGAATCTTCAACAGACCTTTGTCGCTTTGAAGTTAAGTCGCTGCTGGTCAATCTTTTACTGAGAATAGCTTTTGCCCATTCTAACTTGTTGGATTGCTCTGGGGAACGTTCGGCTATAGGTATCAAACTTAATGCTCTATAGATCCCCTTTGCGTTTCTTATGTCATTACGGGACGCTCTTTTGCTTTCCTCTCCAGCGGAGGTGGAACTATAAGAGACAGCtacactgccgctggagatttGAGCACTTTTAGGGTCAGGAAGAGGTCTGCCTTGACTAGAGATGAGACTGTAAGAGACAGACGTTTTACTGGTCAAAACAGCCCCTTCCGGACTCACAGAGTTAACTATTTCTGAATTTGGAGTAGCAATTCTGTTACTGTGTTCCTCGGCGGAAGCATGACTATAAGAGACAGCCTTACTTCCGTCAGGGAGTGGAGTAACCAACGTGTTCTTAAGGGATTTGCTTTGACTGAGGGTGGATTCGTAAGAGTCGGTCCGTTTTTCAGTCATAGCACATCCTTCAGGGCCCGTAGAATTTTCAACATTAGTGCTTGGGGTGTCAGTAGTACTGTAAGAGACAGCCGTACTATCGATAACGGCGAGGAAAGACTTGTCCTTAAGAACGTCACTAAAGGACAGGTCTCTCCTAGTGTGAGTGCTGGAATTATGCACTTTTTGTCTTTTAGATTCTGAGACGGAATCCTCAACAGACCTTTGTCGCTTTGACGTTAAGTCGCTGCTGGTCAATCTTTTGCTGAGAATAGCTTTTGCCCATTCTAACTTGCTGGATTGCTCTGGGGACCGTTCGGCTATAGGTATCAAACTTAATGCTCTATAGATCCCCTTTGCGTTCCTTATGTCATTACGGGACGCTCTTTTGCTTTCCTCTCCAGCGGAGGTGGAACTATAAGAGACAGCtacactgccgctggagatttGAGCACTTTTAGGGTCAGGAAGAGGTCTGCCTTGACTAGAGATGAGACTGTAAGAGACAGACGTTTTACTGGTCAAAACAGCCCCTTCCGGACTCACAGAGTTAACTATTTCTGAATTTGGAGTAGCAATTCTGTTACTGTGTTCCTCGGCGGAAGCATGACTATAAGAGACAGCCTTACTTCCGTCAGGGAGTGGAGTAACCAACGTGTTCTTAAGGGATTTGCTTTGACTGAGGGTGGATTCGTAAGAGTCGGTCCGTTTTTCAGTCATAGCACATCCTTCAGGGCCCGTAGAATTTTCAACATTAGTGCTTGGGGTGTCAGTAGTACTGTAAGAGACAGCCGTACTATCGATAACGGCGAGGAAAGACTTGTCCTTAAGAACGTCACTAAAGGACAGGTCTTTCCTAGTGTGAGTGCTGGAATTATGCACTTTTTGTCTTTTAGGTTCCGAGACGGAATCTTCAACAGACCTTTGTCGCTTTGAAGTTAAGTCGCTGCTGGTCAATCTTTTACTGAGAATAGCTTTTGCCCATTCTAACTTGTTGGATTGCTCTGCGGAACGTTCGGCTATAGGTATCAAACTTAATGCTCTATAAATCCCCTTTGCGTTCCTTATGTCATTACGGGACGCTCTTTTGCTTTCCTCTCCAGCGGAGGTGGAACTATAAGAGACAGCTACATTGCCGCTGGGGATTTGAGCACTTTTAGGGTCAGGAAGAGGTCTGCCTTGACTAGAGGTGAGACTGTAAGAGACAGACGTTTTACTGGTCAAAACAGCCACTTCCGGACCCACAGAGTTAACTATTTCTGAATTTGGAGTAGCAATTCTGTTACTGTGTTCCTCGGCGGAAGCATGACTATAAGAGACAGCCTTACTTCCGTCAGGGAGTGGAGTAACCAACGTGTTCTGGAGGGATTTGCTTTGACTGAGGGTGGATTCGTAAGAGACGGTCCGTTTTTCAGTCATAGCATCCCCTTCAGGGCCCGTAGAATTATCTACATTAGTGCTTGGGGTGTCAGTAGTACTATAAGAAACAGCCGTACTTTCACTGGTGGGAGCTACCAAGGTAGCAGGGTTTGGATTGGTGGTTGTTCGCCGGCTTCCAGTTTTGCACTTTGCAGTCTTTCTGGAGGCTGAGGTCGACTCacctttccttttctttttgtcagcgtttttctttatttccgcCGAGCTAACTTTTGTCATTAGCGACTTAGCCTCTTTCGAGGCCAAGCCCTCGCCGGCAGTCGCGACACCTGCCGACACTTGAACGTATATCCCCGTTCGATTTTCTATATTttcgttaactttttttttcatgttttttatttttcaagttttctaactttgaggttatttttgagttatgtttgTGGTGAGATCCTGCAACTGGATTGCTGGAGGATCCCACGATAAGCACCCCCACCACGACAAAGTCAACTCATAGGGGGTGTTGTCTCCATGTATAACGTAAgtagttttattcgatgaaactattaatagaaataaactaatataattgtaaagatgaataacgaagagttagtagagtaaaatcttgacctttgaaaaaaaaatactcaattttccaaataccactaaaaattagttaattttttgttttttgggtactaagatgacttcttttatttaaagttaaggaatctaagtgtttctttaacttttggtttattaataggtacgaactatgaaattcccaacctcgattatgaaaaaaaaaagttttcaaaaaatcacttccaattcttggcacacaaaaaaacattattttaatttaattatgatgtaagaatatctaggttatgaattattgcaaaagttaaggttggatagtacatattttggtttaaagagtacagaacgagatacaaaaattctttgctgttaAGTAAAAGTCCGTCCGCTAACTTGATAGCcgatagttgatagtcaaaaacgacgaattgtggagcaaaatcgtcgtttttgactgtcatatattgactatcaagttagccgacTCCATCTCTGTTGTTCAATaccagcaaaaacatcaaaagatcttttatttttactttagttagaaaaaagatcatttccataagatttcattttgaaaaatttgcgtaaAAAGGTTCAatgtaacttaaatcaatgtatttttttgtttgaaaaaatcagtaaaaaggttctatgttgcaatttgaataacatagaaccttattataCTAATACATGTATGTGAAACcatgaaagttgtatgtcttttttgcCTGTGccgtcgccattaattttttttttatctaaaagccgttgaaattacgaaaattttgttttttattttgttggggCTGGCCTCCAAAAATAACGCGACACTTGCCATgttaactttatttttcttaaattaaataactTCAACtcgtttgaattgttttttttttttttgtcatctcccttcaagcaagaaaacggagttcagaaaagacactccgaccgcgAAAGACGGGGTTGCAcccacacacttgcaactttttgtatatgaacacaaagtcgaaggagaaatcgtggtgaaaaaaccaatacatataaaatcggctccgcggtgattctaatttccatactaatttgagccgccttcggaccagtttctgcctggaagtcggactcagctccacctgaggcggagcggattcggaccggggtcggacctgtttgcttgaagggctgTTGTGTTTTTCTGTCATCTGTGATAATTATAGAGATGgccttctcaaaaaaaatatcgatattttGTTGAATAGAAATATCACAATATCGATTCATTTTCTAATTAACGCAAGGGTGTAATTTACCGTACATTGACATTCTTATTATGAGAAACTATGAAATGAAACTCTATATAGTTATATGacaattcaattgaattttggtgtttttatataaaaatatccagggccggttttaggggggggggcagcctgggccgtcgcccagagGCGCAAGTactgaggggcgccgcaggcgccccgaacttttacaaaagttttataaataacgaagtctatccaatcgatgttttatttatttttactttcacaaaggcgccccaatttttttctattttacttttttttattttgttggggCTGGCCTCCAAAAATAACGCGACACTTGCCATgttaactttatttttcttaaattaaataactTCAACtcgtttgaattgttttttttttttttgtcatctcccttcaagcaagaaaacggagttcagaaaagacactccgaccgcgAAAGACGGGGTTGCAcccacacacttgcaactttttgtatatgaacacaaagtcgaaggagaaatcgtggtgaaaaaaccaatacatataaaatcggctccgcggtgattctaatttccatactaatttgagccgccttcggaccagtttctgcctGGAAGTCAGACTCAGCTCcacctgaggcggagcggattcggaccggggtcggacctgtttgcttgaagggctgTTGTGTTTTTCTGTCATCTGTGATAATTATAGAGATGgccttctcaaaaaaaatatcgatattttGTTGAATAGAAATATCACAATATCGATTCATTTTCTAATTAACGCAAGGGTGTAATTTACCGTACATTGACATTCTTATTATGAGAAACTATGAAATGAAACTCTATATAGTTATATGACAATTCAATTgtattttggtgtttttatataaaaatatccagggccggttttaggggggggggcagcctgggccgtcgcccagagGCGCAAGTactgaggggcgccgcaggcgccccgaacttttacaaaagttttataaataacgaagtctatccaatcgatgttttatttatttttactttcacaaaggcgccccaatttttttctattttactttttcaacggcgctcgtattgtttgttttaaactttttgaagaatgaaggcgccccccagttttgagttaatttgtttggcttctggaaggacaatggtgtccaaaatcttcgttcatctttgaagaacaaggcgccccaatttcttttgaaagactaaagcaatcttaatattcctccaaccaatttaatttttgcaaaggcgcccctttatataaaacactaaatcatagctggtaatatccaggctgtaataatgaataaagaaacagaagggagacagacagaatcccgaaattaaaagtccaggaagcccaaaatccagaataccctaaattccgaaaacccaaaaacccgaaaccccaaaatcccgaaaacccagaatccgaaaatcccgaaaaaccaaaatcccgaaaacccaaaatccagaaaggccaaaaattgacagcttctccatttctcataaaaaactacgtttgtgtgtgagaataaaagaaTAGATCTGTTCGTAGTTCCCTCCTCCAGGGCACTCAAGTcatgtcaattaactgtcaaaaaaaaattacagtttctcgggttttcactTTACACCGAacgtttcatcagcgaacatcgaacacagaggaaataactctggttgaaaaaggagctacaaaaaacgcttgacaacgaattcgctccgacccagagtgccctagagataacaacgaacaaacctaatacttataaaggtatgtcgttttcgattggctgtccggaagcgtccggaatcattcagaagcctgctacaagttttttattctcctactgaaaaaaaaacaaaaaaaattatttgatttttcaccaatacagatattaagattcagaattgaaaaagtttttgaaaaaatattgttcaaataaaaccaactgtacctactctttaaatgtgtttaaacaaaaaagtcagaaataaaggtaaacttgtcaattgagcctaaatgacatgaatatttaatttttttttaaagttaaccttatgtactttaataaacCGCACATTGTCAATAAacgcattaacaagtatatgagaggtaagacataatctgctattgcttttttcgtgattttaaaaattgttttaaaattaatttttttttgagaggcgccacttgcaatcttgcccaggggcgccggtagtgcttaaaccagCACTGAAAATATCGGAAAATATACCAACTTATCGATATATCGGTATATTCTGTCCATTTCTATTAAAATCTCAAATCTGTCGCATGTCAAATGATTGCGACGCGGTGCGTCGTCGCATTTGTCTATTATTTTTTCC
Proteins encoded in this region:
- the LOC129909532 gene encoding mucin-5AC-like produces the protein MKKKVNENIENRTGIYVQVSAGVATAGEGLASKEAKSLMTKVSSAEIKKNADKKKRKGESTSASRKTAKCKTGSRRTTTNPNPATLVAPTSESTAVSYSTTDTPSTNVDNSTGPEGDAMTEKRTVSYESTLSQSKSLQNTLVTPLPDGSKAVSYSHASAEEHSNRIATPNSEIVNSVGPEVAVLTSKTSVSYSLTSSQGRPLPDPKSAQIPSGNVAVSYSSTSAGEESKRASRNDIRNAKGIYRALSLIPIAERSAEQSNKLEWAKAILSKRLTSSDLTSKRQRSVEDSVSEPKRQKVHNSSTHTRKDLSFSDVLKDKSFLAVIDSTAVSYSTTDTPSTNVENSTGPEGCAMTEKRTDSYESTLSQSKSLKNTLVTPLPDGSKAVSYSHASAEEHSNRIATPNSEIVNSVSPEGAVLTSKTSVSYSLISSQGRPLPDPKSAQISSGSVAVSYSSTSAGEESKRASRNDIRNAKGIYRALSLIPIAERSPEQSSKLEWAKAILSKRLTSSDLTSKRQRSVEDSVSESKRQKVHNSSTHTRRDLSFSDVLKDKSFLAVIDSTAVSYSTTDTPSTNVENSTGPEGCAMTEKRTDSYESTLSQSKSLKNTLVTPLPDGSKAVSYSHASAEEHSNRIATPNSEIVNSVSPEGAVLTSKTSVSYSLISSQGRPLPDPKSAQISSGSVAVSYSSTSAGEESKRASRNDIRNAKGIYRALSLIPIAERSPEQSNKLEWAKAILSKRLTSSDLTSKRQRSVEDSVSEPKRQKVHNSSTHTRKDLSFSDVLLQYY